Sequence from the Mycobacterium florentinum genome:
GCCTCCGCGGGTTGCGGAAGCCGATGCCCGCCGCCGTCCGGAGCGGGAAGGGCGGCGGGCGCCACGACGCGGGCCAGCTGCAGCACGTTGCCGGCGAGCAGGGCCAGTTGCACGGCCTGGTCCTCGCTGGCCTGCACGGCGTCGCGAAGTCCCCAGCGCCGCGGCGCAACTCGCACCACCTGACGCGCCGTGGTCCGCGCCTGGATCAGCCCACTGAGCTGCTGGTGCACCGTGTCGACGGCCGGCCACGGCCAGTCCTGTGCGGGAGCGCCGCGGCCACGGGCGAGTTGACCGGTGCGATCCAGCACCGAGTGCAGGGTGCGCAGCACCTCGATGCGCGCGCTGCGCAGCACGGCGAGCGGGTTGGCCGGGAGCAGCACGATGGCGACGACGATCGCCAGACCCCCACCGATCAGTGCGTCGAAGATGCGTTCCCAACCGACTCCGCTGCGATAGAGGGCGAGCACCAGAATCGACGACACGACGGTCTGGTTGGCGAACATCATCCCCTGGCCGATATAGCCCTGGCCGATGAAGACCGCGGCCAACAACGCGACCAGCGCCGCGATTGTGATGGACACCGAACCGGGGCCGAACAGCGCCTGCACCAGGGCTCCCGTCCCGATGCCCAGGGTCACCCCGATGATCATCTGGATGGCGCGTTGCGCGCGCAGCACGTTGCTGGTCGACAAGGACACCGCCGCGGCGATCGGGGCGAAGAACGGCTGCGGGTGCTCCAGCACGTCGTGCGCGATGAACCACGCCAGACCCGCCGCGACCGAGGTCTGCACGAGGTAGAACCACACGCCGTGGACGCGCTTCAAACCCCCGACGACGGCTCCACCCGCGAACGGCCGCGTCAGCAGAGATGTGCTCATCCCGCTTGCTTACCGCAGCCCCGGCGCGCGCGGCAATGTGAGAAAGCGT
This genomic interval carries:
- a CDS encoding FUSC family protein, coding for MSTSLLTRPFAGGAVVGGLKRVHGVWFYLVQTSVAAGLAWFIAHDVLEHPQPFFAPIAAAVSLSTSNVLRAQRAIQMIIGVTLGIGTGALVQALFGPGSVSITIAALVALLAAVFIGQGYIGQGMMFANQTVVSSILVLALYRSGVGWERIFDALIGGGLAIVVAIVLLPANPLAVLRSARIEVLRTLHSVLDRTGQLARGRGAPAQDWPWPAVDTVHQQLSGLIQARTTARQVVRVAPRRWGLRDAVQASEDQAVQLALLAGNVLQLARVVAPAALPAPDGGGHRLPQPAEALLDELAKAMALAESDPATATVHVEAARRHASTLLSDARERSEVVLSDVAAACVDDLQRVIDLGRS